The Tachysurus vachellii isolate PV-2020 chromosome 10, HZAU_Pvac_v1, whole genome shotgun sequence genomic sequence CCATTGTGTTTATATTGGAGTTGTCCTGTTTAATCTAATGCCACATAATGCAGCTATAAATAGTTTTCTAACACTTAGGTTTACACAACTAATAGGTCTGTATTTGGTCAAAAACCTATGCTTTGGATCTTGTGCTCAGCCTTCGCTTCTTCAAAGAACTGCTataatgtcatgttttttatttatgtattattcagCTTTCATGCATAAAAATGCAGCTCAGTCCTGTACAGTAAAGTTAAATAAGCATTAAGCTTATGCACGTGATAAAGTAAACAACCACATAGAAAcacaaatagaattaaaatggattaaaaataaacaaagaaattctgTAAACAGCACAACTTCCCTATTTTGCAACGGACAATGACCTTTAGCTTTAGCTCAAACACTTGCTGACGGCAGATGAAGCACTATTTGTAATTGTACTAGAAGGACGATACATGTCACAGTTGTGATCAGGGCAGATTATTGTTCTGTAAGTAACAAGCATGTATGCTTTCTATGTTTTTGCTgtaatattattcattaaagCTGTTTAGTGATGTGGGAATCATGCTCCATATAGTAgggtgttttaaaaaaaaaatgccaggcCTGGTTGAAGGAAAAGGTCAGAGTCTGCCAAGAGCCTGGCATGTGAAGTCAAAAACTGTGTATTTGAAGGAGCTCCCGTATGGCTAGTAGCAGACAGAATGTGGTGTTTCTGCCCAGTGTGGATCCTCTGCACCCTGTCCTCCACTCTGCCGGCTCAGAAATGTTTCTTGATTTAATGCTCGTGCTGTCACTAGCAGCAGTTTCTCTGATTGCTTGTCTCACCACTTGAGATTAGACTGAGGAAACTTAAACAATAAGCACACAGTTGTACTATAATGGCAGACTTTTTCATTTCTATATGCTTTCTTTGCATTGGTCGTGCTAAGAGGAAACGTGCAGCATTTTGCTTTGGCTTTGATTACTTTGTGCTTGCCGTTCCCAAAATTGCATTTTGTCATGCAGCACTTGTTGTCAGTGTTGAAGCCCATTATCTTCAGCAGTACTAATACTTATTACTATTGTGAAGTTCTGTGCATCATATTCAAGCATGAATGGAGTCTCCTGAGTCCTGATAACATTTGTGACCTTTTAATCTTGGAAGTTCTTGATCACAATTTAGGATAGTTTAAGGTGCGGTGGTTCTGTGCTATGGCAACATAGAGTATGAAGACTGACATGAGGTATGAGTTGGTCATCAGTCCACCAACTTTATATGTTGTCTTGAAAATGTTGCATCTTTTGGGATTGAAACTGTATCTAAAGTTTACAGTATGTACTTACCGATGGTAACAATGAGAGagcttttattacaaaaaattcTGATTTTCTTGCTTGcaggctttatttttttctaaaaaggaGAATTTACTTGAATATTCCCAACAGCAGTTCAGATAGACTCACACCGCAGATTTAGCACCACTGATTACCTAAAGAAACTACCTACAGCTAGTTTAAAAccaatttaacattattttaagcAAGGGGACAGAAACTAGCCtactatttgtatttataatattatttttcaaCTTTACATAGCGATTTGGCCAGTTTCTGCATTTCCATCTTGTTTTCCCAGAAATATAGAAGTGGATTTGTTTGCTTAGTGTATTCTTTTAAATGCTCATGGAATGTAATTCCAATTTAAGGAGTTTCCTCTTGAATTTTGTAGTGTGGAGGATGAGAAGGAGTCTTCATCCAGCGAGGAGGAAGAAGACGACAGAAGACGACTCAGTGATGATCTCTTGGGGAAGGTGGTTTTCATTCAGACTGGGCCAGATCAAGCGTGCTGGTTCCATGCCCTGGTGAGCTTGCTTATTAAAGCCATGAAATAAAGCAGACACTAATGATGCTGAAAATCAACAGTGCTATTCTCATCTAAAGCCTCAATCCAGAGTTACTGCAGAAGGCAGAGCTTTTAGTAGTGGAGGTAATGACATGTGACAAAGAAAAAGCCAACCTagtaaggtgttggtctacaaCAAGCTGAACAGCTTCAGTGTGCCTTGCTATAGATTCTGGAAGTTTCTTTAATTGGACTGTGCTATCTTTGGTTCACTGAGCTCTGCTGCACATGAGTCCAAAATGCGTTCCCTTTTGCCCTGTTGATGGAGAATTGACATCCTATAAGAGACCACTCCCATCAGTCAAAAAATGTTTCATAATCTGATTCAAGATGATCAGTGAGAATAATTGTGTCTTAAAATTTTCATTGAACATTCCTTCTAAGGGGACAAATGGACACAAACCAAGCCAGCAAAATGGCCCCCAAAAACATGATCTTCTGTTCCCGTTCTCACTGCAGGATTCAAGCTTCAGGCTTGTACTGTTCTCTGCAAGTGTACCACACATGCACTAAAGCTCCTGCCATAAGTGCCTCAGAAATGAACCATCCTACAAAGCAAATTAgatatgtttcttttgtgaccTTAATCCAAAATCTGCATTAACTAGGCCTGTTCAGCATTTTCTAACATACCACAGAACATGGTAGGAtggtcactgtgtcactgtgtcacggGATACAATTGACGGGAGAATCTGCagggtgtttgtttttttaactaagaaattattttagaaatttaattatgtatttataaatcTGTCACCTGGTTGTATGTTTTCCTGAGTCTCCTGTCCTGAGGTACACTGCTTTATCTATACCACCTGTGGGAAGCTTATGTATACGTTATATTTGAATAAGAGGCTAACTAGTTCTTTGCTAAAGGTCATGGGTGATATTTGCTAGAGATGCTACagtcacatttttaaattttaaatattacactACTGACACTAAAGCGCTGGGTATTGGTGCACACTCAGTACAAAGTCAATACTGATGTCCTCCAAGGGAGCAGGCTGTCTCTTTGCACGCCACGGTTGCTAAGTTATGCAAAACATTACAGCCATGGTGGTGATGTACTTTTTAAAGTCAGTCAACATTGTGCACATTCATGGCATAACATATTTCAGACTAGAATACATCTACATCTAATACATCTAATGTAATTCATGCTGAGAATGTGTCTACATAACATATCTCTTGGCTTGACTTTGTTCTCTCCAAGGTGATCTCACCAAGCTGCAACGATGACTTGACTGTCAAAAAGGACCAGTGCTTAGTCAGGTCATTTGCTGATTCCAAATTGTAAGTTAACCACAGAGTACAGTACACTGCATTTCACCTGCATGTTCCTTTGGAAATTTGTGAGAATTCTGATTCTGTAGCATTTCAACTAggactttgttttatttgcccTTCTTTTAGTCACATTGTGGGCCGCAATGAAACTCAAGAATTGTGTCTGGACACCTTGTGCAAATCGGAGCACTCGGACAAAAACGGTATGTGTGTAGATCTGAGCTGATGTTTTTGCTTTCCAGAAGTGTTCCATAAGCTAAGCTTCACTTGGCACCTTGTGTTTCTACAGGATTTGAGGATGCACTGCTCTTCCTCCAGACCAAGCATATTCCTGATGCCTGGAAAATGGATATGAGTGAGATCCTAGAATCCTCCAGCAGTGATGAGGGTGAAAGCAAGGAAagtgaggaagaagagaaggaacCAGAGCCAGAAGAGGTAAGAAATCGTTCATTTTGCATTATCAAGGAGGATTGTAGGATAATATATGTAtgggtttattatttttaatgacccCCTTCCCCCCGTCcttcctgttttattctgttgTCGTCACATCTGATTTCTTTTGTAAGCTTGCTGAAAATTTATATATAGGCTTTCAGGGGTGGGGAAATGTTATTGACTAGCTCACTGTAAAACTTAGTCTAaagttttagtttaaaaaaaaaaaagtaataataataataaaaaaagcttattgCAAGCTAGCTACATGAAGTAATTACCTGGCTTGTGCCTTCATTTTCTCTCAATATGTTTGACCACATGGTTGCTGCTTGCTGTGTTAGTTATATGACTGAAAAGCAATAAATTTGTTTCGTCTGTGTTTCTACATACCTGCATGTCCCTGATTTTTAGAAGATAGTCcaaataaaaagatttgtttaGCAAATGTTTGTAGGCAGTAGAGTTTCTTTTTCTAGTTGTTGAACCCATGTATCTGCCAGCCAACGATGAAAAAGCTAAGAGCCTGGACATTACTTTTGTCCTGGGAAGCCGGGTTACTGATTTGTCCACCCCTGAGACTAAATGGGAGCGTTGCATTTTGGCTAATGATTACTATAAAGTTGAGTGACATCTCTGCAATGGAACCTTTGCCCCAGGCTGGGACTTGATCATGCTTTCATCAGTAAATACTGCTGCAGTGCTGAATTGGTATTGTGTTGTgattatctgtgtttgtgtgtggggtgttCCTTTTTCTTTGACATTCTTTTTCTCTGACACGGTGCGATCTGCAGCACCTAGTGTAAAATAAGTGTGAATGGCCTCAGCATGTGGGGAAAACCCTCAAGCGCAGATCAACAATGCTTTATTCTTCCTGCTCCCAGCGCCTGGACAAGTAGCCATTCGCTCTGTTTCCGACACTGTTCCCATAGCAACCCTTACTTCCTATGGTTAAGAAAGCTATGGGGATTGGCAAAGGCCCAAAGGAGGTGTGCCAGCTAGGGTTGTGGGCAGGGCTAAGACTCATCACAAGAGCTCCTCTTTTCCATACTGTGTGTGAGGAGTCACTGCTGGTGCAGCGTTTAAAGCCTTCTGTAATCAGTGATTACCAGCGTAACACGACGACAAGCTAGGTTTTGCATGAATAGCTCTTGAACTATCTTGGTGaccactttcactttcatttcctGTGAATAATTTGTGGTGCTGATACACGTCTGCACAGCTGAGTACTCTGGTTATTCTACTGGTTCTCCTGTAGGTGCTTTAAATCCTTGTCTCAGACAATTTAAATACTATTCGAGTGATAAAACTCGAACAATCTGTCCTAAATTCTTGGTTTTGGTACTTCAAGCTTTTAAGATACCAGAGCTGATCTGATAAATGACTGATCTGATTCCAGTATGCtgtaaaaaatgtgtgttcttatttttatataatacaatttttataattgatataaaaatatacacacacacacttgtataatCAAAACCAAGCTTTAGAGCCACAAATTCCTCCAACTGAAAGTTTCCCCATCTATGAAGATTAAGGAcctgtttctgttctgtttaaatgttCGTATGGATTTATTATATACTTTAAGATTTACTGCTTGTCCCTAACGCTGTACATTATACATCTTttataagtgaaataaaattcacttttatttctcCATTTGTACTTTTTCTGTTCAGGAAAATGGTGACCTCCTATGGTAACTGCTcatgcactacatttacatttacagcatttagcagaagcccttatcctgagcgacatacataagtgcttaaatctctctcattaatgctggttcaataggttacatacttaagataccatgagtttaaaacattgttcaaagttacaatgaaaaagtttcaaaaggtttttatttatttatttattttttaataaatgcagaagatagggaaagaagtgctagttgaagtgtttcctgatcTACAGATGTTGAGTTGCTTGAGCATAAGACACATCTTCAGACGTGGCATAAATGGGCTAGTGTTAAAGGGTCAAACATGAATTTTGGTTTCACTTATTAATGATGTTATGTGTTGTGACTTTTACTCCTGGATGCCTGATTTACCTTTTAACTCCGATTTACACTATTTGATGGTTGCATGTGGGATCATGTGGGATGGTTGCATGTGTGACCCTGCTTAAAAAGGTCTGTCTTTCAAAAAGAGTTGGAATCCAAAATCATGATTTATTCgtaaatatttgctttattcATGCTCGtcgttctgtctttctctctgtgtgcttTTACTCGCTGTGCTTTCTGattctgtctctccatctttgCTCCCTCCCCATCTCtgttctttcactcttttaatTTGCTTGTGCactttggtctctctctctctctgctttctctctctctctctccctctctgcactttctctctgctttcttTGAGCTAATGACCAAGTATGAGGATGTTTTTGATGGAGTCCTGTAAGTtggtctggataagggcatcttctaaatgctgtaaatgagttaaatgtctgttttattttagccTGACGATGAGCCAGACCCAGAAGAGCGGGACTACTTCCTACAACAGCTTTATAAGTTTATGGAAGACAGAGGTATGAAGCTGTCATTTTTTGTTTCCAATTTATAGCCTATTTTTGGACTTTAGTTACAGTTTAACTCAGTGTTTGAACAGATGATTTTTTACAGCAGGGCTCAATTTTGTAGCTAATTGTCAAGTGACGAGTTATGCAGTGTGCGTCATCTGTGCATTGCTTTGCTgaatgtgtttctctctctctctctctccgtccctCCCCAGGCACACCAATTAACAAACCTCCTGTGCTGGGCTACAAGGACCTGAACCTCTTCAAGCTTTTCAGGCTGGTTTATCAGCATGGTGGCTGTGACAATGTGAGCATCATTAATACCATTACCCATCTTTGCTTGCATTTGTAGATTGAAAATATCCATTGAAACGGAAAACGATGAATAGACCTGGGCTTCTCGATCCACGTTTAAttagctttatttaaaatgtcatggTGAAGTGTGAAGTGATGATCACAGAGAACGGTTTCGCTTATATGACTGATATTAAGTGATGTCATGTTTCTCTTGGCTATCTGATCCGTTCCTGATGCACAACTAACTTCAGTATATCATGGAATACTGTCATatattaaaattgttttaatattatacatcaaaacatgtatataatgttaattattaaaattgttTAATGTTATCTGTTCCATAATGCCTTTGTTACAGATTGAGAGTGGATCTATATGGAAACAGGTCTACATGGATTTGGGCATCCCTGTCCTGAATTCAGCAGCTTCATATAACGTGAAGACAGCTTATAAAAAGTAAGCACGCTAATGAAATTTGAAGAATATGTAATTGTCATATTACATATGTAATGCCATTCACAATCGTACCAAAAATAGGCAATATTACCACAACAGTATTTAGAATAATGTATTATGGTATTTACAATGCTGGCTGTTGTTTCAGCATTTTACTTCTGAAACCTTCAAGATCTTTACCCCCAAGAGTTACtttcatttacctttttttttttattatataaaggaTGCAATGTATGAACAAACACAAAGTAACTATACTAATCATCTTTAAGGTACCTGTATGGATTTGAAGAGTACGTTCGATCAGCTCAGATCCAGTTCAGGACGGTGCACCATAACGAGCCTCGGCCAGTCATTCAGTTAGCTGTGAAGAGTGTCGAGCAGGAAAAGGAGGTTGAGAGCGAAGAACAGATCGATCCGATCCAGGAGGCTAAAGCTAAGCTCGAAGGAAACAAAGATAAACCTGATGGCGATGAGTCAGATGGTGAGGATGAGAAAATCCGCAAAGACCTCTGCTCTCCTAGGGTAAGTGTTGTTTTAAGAAATtgaagttttaaataaaacattgtagtGGACTGGCAGTTTCTGGGAACGTTTGAGATTATTGGATCTAGTCTAGTTCTTAAAGTGAGACTGACTTACATATTCACCTAGATGACTCGTTTATTAAGGGGCAGTCGTGCATGATACCAGAGAATGGTTACGCCTTTAAGACCTGATGTCATGTGATGCCACATTACTCTTGCCTATCTGAACTTCCTCTGTTTTTggattataaataaatccacacaAAGCCTAAACCTATAGTACTGctgcataataaaaaatctgCTGTATTTGttctaactaaaaaaaacaacagcaaactgTTCAGAAATCTTCTGCCTTGTGTAAATGTCAAAATGATAGTGCTGCTTTTCAGGCTTCTATATATTAATGGCATTAATCAGGCATTTGGTCCATAATACGTCTGGTGTCTAGAATGCTTCTGTAGGGAAATATCACTATACTGGCATCTAATGACTTGGATATTTTCTTACTCCTCGGATGAATTAATTGAGAGATCTTGTGCTTCTCTGTTTGCAGGGCCGACGGCGCTGTACAGTGCCTCCGATGAAAATGGAAGGAAAAGAGCCAGTCAAACAGGAAAAGgtgaaggaagagaagaagCGTGAAGAAGTgcgaggaggaggagaaggcaGTGGAGAAGAacagaaggaaaagagagagggagacctTTTGGGTAAGCGGCGCAGTCGGCGCTTAGAGGAGTCCGACAAAGACTCTGATGAAGAGGATCAGGAGGAAGAcgatgaggaggatgaggatgatgatgatgacagacacagactcagagAAAGGTATGTTATTAATCAGCTTCTAATAACCTAAGAGTTAGACAGCAAGTGTTGTATTCATGTTATGTATAACCATCAAATTcatctttaatttttattttatgtacacCTAATCATTGTAGCTATTTGAGCCCTCAGAGTTAAAATGATGCCAGAAAATGGTTTTGCTTTCTTGACTGAGATTGTGAACTCGCACTTCTCTTGGTTTCTGATTGGCTTCTGTGTTTTCGAATAATATGCCTTGCTAAATATGCTGACTTGCAATTGTGCATTGCCTGGTTGTTTCACTACTGCTGCACTGGTGAATGACCGCTTTCTGTTGTACTTAGTTTAGTTACTCCTCATTAATATAATTTCTAATTTTATCTTTCAGTGTTCACTTTTCCCATGCCTTAAGAAGTCTTGTCTGTgacttactttatttatttatttatttatttattttgatttttcccccccccatttattttaaagagatGAGAGGGAGCATGATGGCGGTGATGAAGAGTCTGAGTGCTCGGTTACTGGGACAAAAGTCAAGGTCAAATATGGCAAGGGAAAGACCCAGAAAATCTATGAAGCTAATATTAAGAACACAGAGACTGACGATGGTGAAGTCCTCTATCTGGTCCATTACTATGGGTGGAATGTTAGGTAAGTCATTTATGAAGGCAGAACTGGCTTTTAATGGATCAATACACAGTAAACAGGATATGGGGACAAACATGATGATACAGGAGATGGGTTTCGCTTACTTGACTGATTTCATGTGAAGCAGCACTTCTCTTGGCTGTCTGACTGTCCTCTGGTCAATATCCTGATTATTTTGGTCAGCAATACCATGAATGTATTTTCCTTCAGAACATACCTAGTATGAATGCTTGCTTTAGTGGTATATGCTACTATTGGTGTTCATCATTTGGCTTtgaattctgatttttttttgcacgtgcaaatggttttgatttttttcttttgtgtgtgtgtgacagatatGATGAATGGGTTAAAGCAGATAGGATAATATGGCCTGTCGACAAAGGAGGAACAAagagaagacagaaaaaaaaagtgaaggtaGGAGATTAACATGAAGGTGTTTGTATTTCTTATGGTGTTTTGTATAACTCAATTCAACAACACTGCCATTTCCAACAGAATAAAGATGAgggggagaaggaggaggacaaGCAGCCCAAACCAGTGGCAAAACGTGGCCGTCCTCCACTTAAGTCCACACCTCCAAGCACTTCTCGAAGTGTATCCAAAACTCCTAACAGCGAGGGCAGATCTGGCATTAAATCATCCCGGCTCTCGGATCCTTCCACTCTTCCCAATGGAGAGGGTAAGTCTTTGCACTGTTGTCAGATTGCTTGTACTCTCTTCGATATGTTTGGGctcaatgataaatattttctgACAGGAACCCCTCGTCGGCGCACTAGGACGACCTCGGGGATGTATGATTCTGACAAGGCATCTAATGGTATGTCTGAAGAGCATTTGAGCTTAGTAAACATCTTAAGACATTAGATTGAAAAGCCattatgtaaaaatgttctCACTTTCTTTGCAGATTCGGGAAACTCATCAGAAGAGAGTGAGGATGAGGACACTCTTGAGAAGAAGCCTGAATGGGCAGAAACTACTGATCCTGCTACAGCACGAaagcaggaggaagaggaagagaaggaaaaggaaatgcTGGAGGAGAAAAGAAGGCTGGAAGCTGCCGAAACAGCGTGTTCCACCATCCCTCAGGAGAAACCACAGCTGCTGGAGGAAAGTGAGATGGATCCTGAAGAAGAAATGGCAATGTCGCCAGAGTCTGGTGATAAATCTCCCAAATCAAGAGCAAAAAGAGTTCGCCAGAGAGAATCTGGGTCTGAGCCTCTGACACAGCTGCCTGCTACAACAAACCATGCTGAGCCCGAGGGGCCTGGCACTCTTTCTCGCCACCCTAAGAAGCCTCAGGATAGCGAGCACATCATCCCTGTAGAGCAAGTGCCTCAAACAGCTGGTTCTGACACAGATTCGGCCACTGAAGACATCGGTCCTCCCGAGAGGAGCTGCGCAGCCAAGCGCAAAGCCACAGAGCATTGGTCTCCAGACAAGAAGATTCGCCTCGAGCACAAAGAGGAACCCAAAACTCTTTCTTCACCAGAGAAGAAATCAGACACTGAAAGAACATTCGATGATGTTCAGGAAACGGAAGAACCCCTTGTACCATCAGTTCCAGCAATTCTAGCTCCTCCTGAAGAACTAGAGGTTAAAACAGAAATGCCTGCTCTTACCAAAGAAGTCCAGATAAGAGTAGAACCACTTGTAAGCCTGTGCACAATGAAGGAGGACTCTTCAGCCATCACTGAGGAGGAGATGATGCCTCAGATAGGCCCAGAGGCACTGGTGTGTCATGAGGTAGACCTAGATGACCCCGAAGAGAAGGAGAAGCCATCAGGAGAGGAGTTACTGGTGCTGAGGGAGGAGAAGACTCACGTTCCCACGTCAGCTGTGGTTCAGGTGCCACCCCAACAGCCCGCCTTTCATCTCCCTTCCAGCCTAACAGCAGCAGCACCTCCTCAGCTGTCGTCTCCATCCTCTGCCCCCAGTCCAGACGAGTCTCACAGCACCAAAAGTGAGAGCGATGCCACCATCGAAGCAGACAGCATGGCTGAGTCACATGAGGGGCTCGGGGAAAACTTTGACGCCAGTGCAAGCTCCAGCAACTCCAGCATTTCTCTGCAGGAGAGGGATACTAAGGACAAAGGTTGGTGTGAGTCGCCTAAACGTTTTCCCTATGCTTACGATATGTTTTTATTACgtgtaattttaatattaatatgcattACTTTAGGTCAGAAAAGATTGCACGACTGCAGCAGTGGCTCATCTACTAAGAAGCAAAAACGTAACCAGAAACGGTTAGGAACTGCTTCTGGTGCAGAAAAGAATGGAGCAGGTAAGTACTCTATTCAAAGGGAATGTACACATGTGGATCCAAGGGATGAGTCCGCATGATTGCAGACATGTCACTGCAAGCACAGAAATGTAGTTTACTTCAGGATCATTTGTACCAGTGAATGGTGAGAAAAAGGGTGGATGAAATGAGACTGAAATGAGATGAAACTATAACACTTGAAGATATTTCTATGATGTACATCCATTAAGATATTTAGGTTTGCTAACAAGCTGccaataatgcatttttttttaaattagttcataatatatttataaagccactaaataaaatcaacataaaATCAGCTGCTTCAGCGTTTAATTATaaagtaaacattaaaaatattataacatttcagactcccagaaaaaaaaattatacaattctGAAATTGTCATTTTCAAAGTGATAGCAGAGCTCAGTGAAATAGATTAATCCTGTTCCTGTAGGCTGAAGTTTGTGAAATCCTCATTGATCAATATTTTATTGTCAAATATGATTCTGATCAATGTGCAAGTCTAACATCTGGATAGACTTCACGAATGAACGTGTTTTTGAACGATCGGGGACATGTCATACATTTCTAATACCTCTGTCATGGCAAATAGTTGATTTAGGATTTGGTCAGTTCTTGATGTTCATTTCTCTGCAGGTCATAGCAGTGACAGTGAAGACCTGTCTGCCTTGGACACCTCTAATAAACTGACTCCAGTAAAACACTCTAACCTGGCCAAAGCTCATAAGCTGTCTCGCTCTCCTGGCCACGCGTCTCCCAGCAGCAAAGACATGGAAAAAGACAAGCACAAAGACAAGCAGTCCTTCCCCTCTCCACGCACATACAAATGGACTTTCCAGCTGAGTAAGTCCCTTTAATCCTTGTGGGTTGCTCTGTGTAAGTTGTTGACATTTAGGttgctgtgctgtgtgtgtgtgtgtgcgtgttatcTCAAACAAGTTGCAGGTAAAGCAACTCATTTATCTCTGGTCACTTTACTGATTTTGCAGATGAGCTAGACAACATGTCAAGTACTGAGAGAATTTCTTTCCTACAAGACAAACTTCAGGAAATTCGAAAATACTACATGTCCTTGAAATCTGAGGTCGCCTCCATCGACAGGAGGCggaaaagattaaaaaagaaggagagagaaggtATGTTTTTGTAGTTTTCTATatgagaggaaaaaggaaagacagagcagatacagtgtttgttggtgtgtgtatgtgcaattAATGAAGTTTCCTGTGTGCTTGGCAGTGTCCCACACCACAGCATCTACATCCTCTGGCTCATCA encodes the following:
- the arid4a gene encoding AT-rich interactive domain-containing protein 4A isoform X1; this translates as MSRMLLPRLEEPIGFRETQPWLNSLLFRLCFATQASRERTYRSILPNQAGLHQIAITMKVADEPAYLTVGTDVSAKYRGAFCEAKIKTVKRIVKVKVMLKGESTSQVVQDDQVKGPLRVGSTVEVKSAEGVFSEAVINKLTDASWYTVVFDDGDEKTLRRTSLCLKGERHFAESETLDQLPLTNPEHFGTPVIGKKTNRGRRSSQAVVEDEKESSSSEEEEDDRRRLSDDLLGKVVFIQTGPDQACWFHALVISPSCNDDLTVKKDQCLVRSFADSKFHIVGRNETQELCLDTLCKSEHSDKNGFEDALLFLQTKHIPDAWKMDMSEILESSSSDEGESKESEEEEKEPEPEEPDDEPDPEERDYFLQQLYKFMEDRGTPINKPPVLGYKDLNLFKLFRLVYQHGGCDNIESGSIWKQVYMDLGIPVLNSAASYNVKTAYKKYLYGFEEYVRSAQIQFRTVHHNEPRPVIQLAVKSVEQEKEVESEEQIDPIQEAKAKLEGNKDKPDGDESDGEDEKIRKDLCSPRGRRRCTVPPMKMEGKEPVKQEKVKEEKKREEVRGGGEGSGEEQKEKREGDLLGKRRSRRLEESDKDSDEEDQEEDDEEDEDDDDDRHRLRERDEREHDGGDEESECSVTGTKVKVKYGKGKTQKIYEANIKNTETDDGEVLYLVHYYGWNVRYDEWVKADRIIWPVDKGGTKRRQKKKVKNKDEGEKEEDKQPKPVAKRGRPPLKSTPPSTSRSVSKTPNSEGRSGIKSSRLSDPSTLPNGEGTPRRRTRTTSGMYDSDKASNDSGNSSEESEDEDTLEKKPEWAETTDPATARKQEEEEEKEKEMLEEKRRLEAAETACSTIPQEKPQLLEESEMDPEEEMAMSPESGDKSPKSRAKRVRQRESGSEPLTQLPATTNHAEPEGPGTLSRHPKKPQDSEHIIPVEQVPQTAGSDTDSATEDIGPPERSCAAKRKATEHWSPDKKIRLEHKEEPKTLSSPEKKSDTERTFDDVQETEEPLVPSVPAILAPPEELEVKTEMPALTKEVQIRVEPLVSLCTMKEDSSAITEEEMMPQIGPEALVCHEVDLDDPEEKEKPSGEELLVLREEKTHVPTSAVVQVPPQQPAFHLPSSLTAAAPPQLSSPSSAPSPDESHSTKSESDATIEADSMAESHEGLGENFDASASSSNSSISLQERDTKDKGQKRLHDCSSGSSTKKQKRNQKRLGTASGAEKNGAGHSSDSEDLSALDTSNKLTPVKHSNLAKAHKLSRSPGHASPSSKDMEKDKHKDKQSFPSPRTYKWTFQLNELDNMSSTERISFLQDKLQEIRKYYMSLKSEVASIDRRRKRLKKKEREVSHTTASTSSGSSDTGMSPSSASPTQNTVAVECR
- the arid4a gene encoding AT-rich interactive domain-containing protein 4A isoform X2, with product MKTDMSVEDEKESSSSEEEEDDRRRLSDDLLGKVVFIQTGPDQACWFHALVISPSCNDDLTVKKDQCLVRSFADSKFHIVGRNETQELCLDTLCKSEHSDKNGFEDALLFLQTKHIPDAWKMDMSEILESSSSDEGESKESEEEEKEPEPEEPDDEPDPEERDYFLQQLYKFMEDRGTPINKPPVLGYKDLNLFKLFRLVYQHGGCDNIESGSIWKQVYMDLGIPVLNSAASYNVKTAYKKYLYGFEEYVRSAQIQFRTVHHNEPRPVIQLAVKSVEQEKEVESEEQIDPIQEAKAKLEGNKDKPDGDESDGEDEKIRKDLCSPRGRRRCTVPPMKMEGKEPVKQEKVKEEKKREEVRGGGEGSGEEQKEKREGDLLGKRRSRRLEESDKDSDEEDQEEDDEEDEDDDDDRHRLRERDEREHDGGDEESECSVTGTKVKVKYGKGKTQKIYEANIKNTETDDGEVLYLVHYYGWNVRYDEWVKADRIIWPVDKGGTKRRQKKKVKNKDEGEKEEDKQPKPVAKRGRPPLKSTPPSTSRSVSKTPNSEGRSGIKSSRLSDPSTLPNGEGTPRRRTRTTSGMYDSDKASNDSGNSSEESEDEDTLEKKPEWAETTDPATARKQEEEEEKEKEMLEEKRRLEAAETACSTIPQEKPQLLEESEMDPEEEMAMSPESGDKSPKSRAKRVRQRESGSEPLTQLPATTNHAEPEGPGTLSRHPKKPQDSEHIIPVEQVPQTAGSDTDSATEDIGPPERSCAAKRKATEHWSPDKKIRLEHKEEPKTLSSPEKKSDTERTFDDVQETEEPLVPSVPAILAPPEELEVKTEMPALTKEVQIRVEPLVSLCTMKEDSSAITEEEMMPQIGPEALVCHEVDLDDPEEKEKPSGEELLVLREEKTHVPTSAVVQVPPQQPAFHLPSSLTAAAPPQLSSPSSAPSPDESHSTKSESDATIEADSMAESHEGLGENFDASASSSNSSISLQERDTKDKGQKRLHDCSSGSSTKKQKRNQKRLGTASGAEKNGAGHSSDSEDLSALDTSNKLTPVKHSNLAKAHKLSRSPGHASPSSKDMEKDKHKDKQSFPSPRTYKWTFQLNELDNMSSTERISFLQDKLQEIRKYYMSLKSEVASIDRRRKRLKKKEREVSHTTASTSSGSSDTGMSPSSASPTQNTVAVECR